In Ruminococcaceae bacterium R-25, one genomic interval encodes:
- a CDS encoding GDSL-like lipase/acylhydrolase family protein codes for MKNTFSKVLLLIFVVTIGVMFIRLLTVIVPQKPVSIDPSAGVSYIAERETAVYTEPSPTPEPTELTAAPAETGFLEIKDNNFNAAFKDIHICGDSLMEAIYEYGILDGKYITAAVGVNSNHIDKNYNYLVALKPKYLVLHYGSNTIGSKDAADSFISDYKASILRLKEQLPDTEIYVDSIFPVSQNAASKQKKFNNIPYYNEKLAEMCSEIGVHFLDYTILFNDFETNYYDKDGIHPLKKFYEEQYLPFVYTEIMRGR; via the coding sequence GTGAAAAATACATTCAGTAAGGTATTACTGCTTATTTTCGTTGTAACGATTGGGGTTATGTTCATTCGTTTACTTACTGTCATCGTTCCCCAAAAACCCGTTTCTATCGATCCTTCAGCCGGCGTATCTTATATTGCAGAGCGTGAGACCGCTGTCTATACCGAGCCTTCTCCGACACCTGAGCCTACTGAACTGACCGCTGCTCCTGCCGAAACAGGGTTTCTCGAGATAAAGGATAATAACTTCAATGCGGCTTTCAAGGATATCCATATCTGCGGCGACAGCCTTATGGAGGCAATCTATGAATACGGCATCCTTGACGGCAAGTATATTACTGCCGCAGTTGGCGTTAATTCCAATCACATCGATAAGAACTACAACTATCTTGTTGCGTTAAAGCCCAAATATCTGGTCCTTCATTATGGTTCCAATACCATCGGTTCGAAAGATGCTGCTGACAGTTTTATCTCAGACTATAAGGCAAGCATTTTAAGGCTGAAAGAGCAGCTCCCAGATACTGAGATCTATGTCGATTCTATTTTCCCGGTATCTCAAAATGCTGCTTCAAAGCAGAAAAAATTCAATAATATCCCTTATTACAACGAAAAACTCGCCGAGATGTGCTCTGAGATAGGAGTTCATTTCCTCGACTATACGATACTGTTTAACGATTTTGAGACGAACTACTATGACAAGGATGGTATTCATCCTTTGAAGAAGTTCTACGAAGAGCAGTATCTGCCATTTGTTTATACGGAGATCATGAGGGGAAGATGA
- a CDS encoding putative MATE family efflux protein produces the protein MGIAERKKKPVVIDEKTPLMILAGPMFLELFLNVMVNNVDTLMLSHYDEYAVGAVGNANTIVFMMNILFNVIATATSVVVAQYLGAKRYDKMNMIYTLSVIVNLIVGVVLSAAFCAANPLIMRFLQVSDEMRPYSMIYIYIVGGGGFFTAVYMVMLQILRCNGYPKLGMYVTLAMNVINIGGNYLFLYGPLAPLNMGVTGVAVSTVVSRAIAFIAVFIFFYVKKIGKISLRYMKPFPGKLLGKMIKIGLPTAGENLTYNLYQTTLLSFVNAMGNEAVCARSYCNTLISLAIIFSNACAMSTQIITGHLVGAGKEEEAYKRVFKTLKTSMPITIVLVSINAMLCRYTLQLFTQNQEIIALGQMIMIADIFVEIGRCLNMTFVNSLKAAGAYIFPLLMGLLCNWGLGLTTGYLVGVVCGMGVAGIFVGTAADECIRGIIVMYYWYKKKWIGKSVVEKQKKNVLADAN, from the coding sequence ATGGGGATTGCTGAAAGGAAGAAAAAACCGGTTGTAATAGATGAGAAGACACCGCTGATGATACTGGCGGGGCCTATGTTCCTTGAACTGTTCCTAAACGTAATGGTCAATAATGTCGACACGCTGATGCTGAGTCACTACGATGAATATGCTGTAGGCGCAGTCGGCAATGCCAATACGATCGTGTTCATGATGAACATACTCTTTAATGTAATCGCAACCGCAACGAGTGTTGTCGTAGCGCAGTATCTGGGTGCGAAAAGATACGACAAGATGAACATGATCTATACGCTTTCGGTCATCGTAAATCTCATTGTAGGCGTTGTGCTGAGTGCGGCTTTCTGTGCGGCAAATCCCTTGATCATGAGATTCCTGCAGGTTTCCGATGAGATGCGTCCTTATTCAATGATCTACATCTATATAGTAGGCGGCGGTGGATTCTTTACGGCTGTATATATGGTCATGCTCCAGATCTTAAGGTGCAACGGTTACCCGAAACTCGGCATGTATGTAACCCTCGCAATGAACGTCATCAACATCGGCGGCAACTATCTGTTCCTGTACGGGCCTCTCGCACCTTTGAACATGGGTGTTACAGGTGTGGCGGTCTCAACGGTCGTATCGAGAGCGATTGCCTTTATCGCAGTTTTCATATTCTTCTATGTAAAGAAGATCGGTAAGATATCGCTCCGATATATGAAGCCGTTCCCCGGAAAGCTCCTTGGCAAGATGATCAAGATTGGCCTTCCGACGGCGGGCGAGAACCTTACATATAACCTCTATCAGACAACACTTCTTTCTTTTGTAAACGCAATGGGTAATGAAGCCGTCTGCGCGAGGTCTTACTGCAACACACTGATATCTTTGGCGATCATTTTCTCGAACGCTTGTGCGATGTCGACACAGATAATCACAGGCCACTTAGTCGGCGCAGGCAAAGAGGAAGAGGCATATAAGAGAGTTTTTAAGACTCTTAAGACATCGATGCCTATTACGATAGTGCTTGTTTCGATCAATGCGATGCTCTGCAGATATACATTGCAGCTTTTTACTCAGAATCAGGAGATTATTGCCCTGGGCCAGATGATCATGATCGCCGATATCTTTGTTGAGATCGGCAGATGTCTCAATATGACCTTTGTCAATAGCCTAAAAGCTGCCGGGGCCTACATTTTCCCGCTGCTTATGGGACTTTTGTGCAACTGGGGCTTAGGCCTTACGACAGGCTACCTTGTCGGCGTGGTTTGCGGCATGGGCGTTGCAGGGATCTTCGTAGGAACTGCTGCGGATGAATGCATAAGAGGTATTATCGTCATGTATTACTGGTATAAGAAAAAATGGATCGGCAAATCTGTCGTCGAGAAGCAAAAGAAGAATGTTCTTGCAGATGCCAACTGA